From the genome of Gemmatimonadaceae bacterium, one region includes:
- a CDS encoding carbon starvation CstA family protein: MRRFLQPLIFALIALLGAGSFARLALSRGETVNAAWLLTAAICTYAVAYRFYSKFIAAKIFDLRDDRATPAVRLNDGRDYSPTNRWIVFGHHFAAIAGPGPLVGPTLAAQFGFLPGALWIIIGVALGGAVQDFVILASSIRRDGKSLGQMARDEIGKVAGATALVAVLGIMVVLIAVLALVVVNALKASPWGIVTIGLTIPIAMFMGAYLRWVRPHRVLEATAIGIVLLTLALFAGQWVAQNPTLAPIFTLKATTIALLIMAYGFAASVLPVWLLLAPRDYLSAFVKIGVVVALALGILFVLPPLQMPALTRFTDGTGPVFAGKVFPFAFITIACGAISGFHALIASGTTPKIIECESDARMVGYGAMLMESLVAVMALIAACLLTPGVYFAINAPVGALGTTAASAAAAISNWGFTLVPGEMENLARQVGESSLLSRTGGAPSLAVGMALLFSRVLGGSEAMALWYHFAIMFEALFILTTLDAGTRVGRFMLQDLAKHVWAPMGRVSWYPAVVISSAVFVMMWGYFLYQGVLDPLGGINSLWPLFGISNQLLAAVALCVGTTIIIKMGKARYAWVTVLPLTWLAVVTLTGGWIKIFSDSPRLGFLSHARLFEGMVAAGTVPPGVASIEAARRMIFNDYLDAGVAAFFMISVVVIIVASAHEWFSVVSGRKSAITTEVEYSHTRDFVIQAAGGG; encoded by the coding sequence ATGCGCAGATTTCTTCAGCCGCTGATTTTCGCGCTGATCGCGTTACTCGGTGCAGGCAGCTTCGCACGGCTCGCCCTGTCGCGCGGCGAGACGGTGAACGCGGCGTGGCTGCTCACCGCGGCGATCTGCACGTACGCCGTGGCGTACAGGTTCTACAGCAAGTTCATCGCGGCGAAGATCTTCGACCTGCGTGACGATCGTGCGACCCCCGCTGTGCGTCTGAACGACGGCCGCGACTACTCGCCGACGAACAGGTGGATCGTGTTCGGCCATCACTTCGCTGCGATTGCCGGGCCCGGCCCTCTCGTTGGTCCTACTCTCGCGGCGCAATTCGGATTCCTTCCCGGCGCTCTCTGGATCATCATCGGCGTCGCGCTGGGCGGCGCGGTGCAGGACTTCGTCATCCTCGCGTCATCCATCCGGCGCGACGGCAAATCGCTGGGGCAGATGGCGAGGGACGAGATTGGAAAGGTCGCGGGCGCGACCGCACTCGTCGCTGTGCTCGGCATAATGGTCGTCCTGATCGCCGTGCTCGCTCTTGTCGTCGTGAATGCGCTCAAGGCGAGCCCGTGGGGGATTGTGACAATTGGTCTCACGATTCCCATCGCGATGTTCATGGGTGCATACCTGCGGTGGGTCCGCCCGCACCGCGTTCTCGAAGCGACCGCGATAGGAATTGTTCTCCTTACGCTTGCGCTGTTCGCGGGCCAGTGGGTCGCGCAGAATCCGACGCTGGCGCCGATCTTCACTCTGAAGGCAACGACGATCGCTCTTCTCATCATGGCGTACGGCTTCGCAGCGTCGGTGCTTCCCGTGTGGCTGCTCCTCGCCCCGCGCGATTACCTGTCGGCATTCGTAAAGATCGGAGTCGTAGTCGCGCTGGCGCTGGGCATTCTCTTCGTGCTGCCGCCGCTCCAGATGCCGGCGCTGACGCGCTTCACCGATGGAACAGGGCCGGTGTTTGCCGGAAAGGTGTTCCCGTTTGCGTTCATTACAATTGCCTGCGGGGCGATATCGGGGTTTCACGCTCTCATTGCGTCTGGGACCACGCCAAAGATCATCGAGTGCGAGAGTGATGCGCGGATGGTCGGGTACGGGGCGATGCTCATGGAGTCGCTCGTCGCGGTGATGGCGCTCATTGCAGCGTGCCTGCTCACTCCCGGGGTCTACTTCGCAATCAACGCCCCTGTCGGCGCGCTCGGGACAACCGCGGCATCGGCGGCGGCGGCAATCAGCAACTGGGGATTTACGCTCGTCCCGGGTGAAATGGAAAATCTTGCTCGCCAGGTTGGCGAGAGCTCGCTCCTCTCACGCACCGGGGGTGCGCCAAGCCTCGCGGTGGGAATGGCGCTCCTCTTCTCGCGCGTGCTGGGCGGCAGCGAAGCCATGGCCCTCTGGTACCATTTCGCGATCATGTTCGAGGCGTTGTTCATCCTCACCACACTCGACGCGGGGACGAGGGTCGGCCGCTTCATGCTCCAGGACCTCGCCAAACATGTATGGGCTCCCATGGGCCGTGTATCGTGGTATCCGGCGGTCGTCATCTCCAGCGCCGTGTTCGTGATGATGTGGGGCTACTTCCTCTATCAGGGCGTCCTCGACCCGCTCGGCGGCATCAACTCTCTCTGGCCGCTTTTCGGAATCTCCAATCAGCTGCTGGCCGCCGTCGCGCTCTGCGTCGGGACGACGATCATCATCAAGATGGGCAAGGCGCGATACGCCTGGGTTACGGTTCTTCCTCTCACGTGGCTTGCGGTCGTAACGCTCACTGGCGGATGGATCAAGATCTTTTCCGATAGTCCGCGGCTGGGATTTCTGTCGCATGCGCGTTTGTTCGAGGGAATGGTTGCCGCGGGAACGGTGCCGCCCGGCGTCGCGAGCATTGAAGCGGCACGACGCATGATCTTCAACGACTACCTCGATGCCGGAGTTGCCGCGTTCTTCATGATCTCGGTTGTAGTGATCATCGTAGCCTCCGCGCACGAGTGGTTCTCCGTCGTGAGTGGACGGAAAAGTGCAATCACGACTGAAGTCGAATACAGTCACACTCGGGATTTTGTCATTCAAGCAGCTGGCGGAGGGTGA